One window of Doryrhamphus excisus isolate RoL2022-K1 chromosome 13, RoL_Dexc_1.0, whole genome shotgun sequence genomic DNA carries:
- the fhl5 gene encoding four and a half LIM domains protein 5 isoform X1 produces the protein MSTNERFDCHYCKDSLLGKKYIMKEDTQYCTKCYENLFANCCQSCSLPIGCNCKDLSYKDRHWHEECFKCAKCSRSLVEKAFAAKDDLMLCTECYANDYSSKCSTCKKTIMPGSRKMEYKGNSWHETCFLCNRCQQPIGTKSFIPKDDGFFCVACFEKQFAYQCCACKKAITTGGVTYQEKPWHRECFLCIGCRKQLSGQRFTSREDYPYCLECFSDLYAKKCVGCTKPITSLAGAKYISFEERQWHSECFTCVQCSVSLVGRGFLTQRDNILCTDCGREK, from the exons ATGTCTACCAACGAGCGCTTCGACTGCCATTATTGCAAAGACTCCCTGCTGGGAAAGAAGTACATTATGAAAGAGGACACGCAGTACTGCACTAAGTGCTATGAGAACCTTTTTGCTAACTGCTGCCAGAGCTGCTCCCTCCCCATTGGCTGCAACTGTAAG GACCTGTCCTATAAGGACCGCCATTGGCACGAGGAGTGCTTCAAGTGCGCCAAGTGCAGCCGCTCCCTGGTGGAAAAGGCCTTTGCCGCCAAGGATGACCTGATGCTTTGCACCGAGTGCTACGCCAATGACTACTCGTCCAAGTGCTCGACCTGCAAGAAAACCATCATGCCAG GTTCCCGCAAAATggaatacaagggcaacagctGGCATGAGACGTGCTTCCTGTGCAACCGCTGCCAGCAGCCCATCGGAACTAAGTCCTTCATCCCCAAAGATGACGGCTTCTTCTGTGTGGCCTGCTTCGAGAAACAGTTTGCCTACCAGTGCTGCGCCTGTAAGAAG GCCATCACCACCGGCGGAGTGACCTACCAGGAGAAGCCGTGGCACCGTGAGTGCTTCCTGTGTATCGGCTGCAGAAAGCAACTGTCGGGGCAGCGCTTCACCTCCAGGGAAGACTACCCATACTGCCTGGAGTGCTTCAGTGATCTCTATGCCAAGAAGTGCGTGGGCTGCACCAAGCCCATCACCA GTCTGGCCGGAGCCAAGTACATCTCCTTTGAGGAGCGCCAATGGCACAGCGAGTGTTTCACCTGCGTGCAGTGCTCCGTCTCGCTGGTGGGACGAGGCTTCCTGACCCAGCGTGACAACATCCTGTGCACCGACTGCGGCAGGGAGAAGTGA
- the fhl5 gene encoding four and a half LIM domains protein 5 isoform X2: MLCTECYANDYSSKCSTCKKTIMPGSRKMEYKGNSWHETCFLCNRCQQPIGTKSFIPKDDGFFCVACFEKQFAYQCCACKKAITTGGVTYQEKPWHRECFLCIGCRKQLSGQRFTSREDYPYCLECFSDLYAKKCVGCTKPITSLAGAKYISFEERQWHSECFTCVQCSVSLVGRGFLTQRDNILCTDCGREK; the protein is encoded by the exons ATGCTTTGCACCGAGTGCTACGCCAATGACTACTCGTCCAAGTGCTCGACCTGCAAGAAAACCATCATGCCAG GTTCCCGCAAAATggaatacaagggcaacagctGGCATGAGACGTGCTTCCTGTGCAACCGCTGCCAGCAGCCCATCGGAACTAAGTCCTTCATCCCCAAAGATGACGGCTTCTTCTGTGTGGCCTGCTTCGAGAAACAGTTTGCCTACCAGTGCTGCGCCTGTAAGAAG GCCATCACCACCGGCGGAGTGACCTACCAGGAGAAGCCGTGGCACCGTGAGTGCTTCCTGTGTATCGGCTGCAGAAAGCAACTGTCGGGGCAGCGCTTCACCTCCAGGGAAGACTACCCATACTGCCTGGAGTGCTTCAGTGATCTCTATGCCAAGAAGTGCGTGGGCTGCACCAAGCCCATCACCA GTCTGGCCGGAGCCAAGTACATCTCCTTTGAGGAGCGCCAATGGCACAGCGAGTGTTTCACCTGCGTGCAGTGCTCCGTCTCGCTGGTGGGACGAGGCTTCCTGACCCAGCGTGACAACATCCTGTGCACCGACTGCGGCAGGGAGAAGTGA
- the fhl5 gene encoding four and a half LIM domains protein 5 isoform X3 yields the protein MEYKGNSWHETCFLCNRCQQPIGTKSFIPKDDGFFCVACFEKQFAYQCCACKKAITTGGVTYQEKPWHRECFLCIGCRKQLSGQRFTSREDYPYCLECFSDLYAKKCVGCTKPITSLAGAKYISFEERQWHSECFTCVQCSVSLVGRGFLTQRDNILCTDCGREK from the exons ATggaatacaagggcaacagctGGCATGAGACGTGCTTCCTGTGCAACCGCTGCCAGCAGCCCATCGGAACTAAGTCCTTCATCCCCAAAGATGACGGCTTCTTCTGTGTGGCCTGCTTCGAGAAACAGTTTGCCTACCAGTGCTGCGCCTGTAAGAAG GCCATCACCACCGGCGGAGTGACCTACCAGGAGAAGCCGTGGCACCGTGAGTGCTTCCTGTGTATCGGCTGCAGAAAGCAACTGTCGGGGCAGCGCTTCACCTCCAGGGAAGACTACCCATACTGCCTGGAGTGCTTCAGTGATCTCTATGCCAAGAAGTGCGTGGGCTGCACCAAGCCCATCACCA GTCTGGCCGGAGCCAAGTACATCTCCTTTGAGGAGCGCCAATGGCACAGCGAGTGTTTCACCTGCGTGCAGTGCTCCGTCTCGCTGGTGGGACGAGGCTTCCTGACCCAGCGTGACAACATCCTGTGCACCGACTGCGGCAGGGAGAAGTGA